A stretch of DNA from Thermococcus sp. Bubb.Bath:
ACTATGAGCCTATCCTCCTCGGGTAGGAGCTCTTTCGAGAAGTCGAAGGTTGCCCCCTCCCCGATTTTGAAGCGGTTCCTCTCACAGGCCGTGTGAAATATCTCCACCTTTGCCTTCCTCGCCTTTTGGAGGGTGGCGTAGACGGTCCCGGCCAGGGATTTGCCCGCCCCCTTGAGGGAGAGCTGGGCGGAGTCGTTTTCCGTGGCGACCTCAACGGTGCCCGAAGCGTTGACGGTTCCACCTGAGGGCATTTAAAGAAGCAGGACGTTCTTGTAGGGTTCGCTCAGTATCCTTACCGCCGGAAACTCCACGAGCCCGCTGTCGTCTCTCTTCACTGTGACAATGAAAGGACCTTTGGGAAGCGCTATCGTCGGCCCCTCCCCGCTTTCAGTTCTCCTGAACGTGTGGGAAGTGTAGTAGTGCCTGTTCTTTCCGCTGCTTCTCCATTCTCCAGTGCAGGTGTAGGTTCCGACCTCATAACGGACGGGCTGTGGCAGGGTCACGGTCTCCCCTATGCTTGCATCCCTCATGAAGGAAGAAACCTTGCTCCTAGCGCTTTTAACCCTCAGCAGGAGAACGACTGGAACTGCAAAGAATATTCCCATGAACGCCAGAAATATCAACTGAAAGCTTGACCCGGCCATTTCCGTCAGCGGGAAGGCAAACATGAAGAAGACAACGGCAATGGCTATGAAAACGACCGCTCCCCCAATCACAGTTCTGGGAGGCTTGTACTCTAGAACCTTCATCCCAACCACCTCATGGCCGGTATCTGCTTTCCACCTGCGCCAGGCGGATCTTTGAGGTTATTCCCCTCGGCACGAAGTCCCGCGAAATCACCCTCCCAGTGCGGGTGTCGAATTTGGCGAAGTACGTCCCCTTTCCGCCGCAGCCCTTCACTCCTGCGACTCCTTCCTCAAGGTTGTGGAGAACCCATTCCACCTCGGTCCCATCCCCGTATTCATCCTCCACGAGATCCTTGAAGAGCTTGGTCAGAAAGCTCTCCAGGTACTGGTGTTCAAAGGCCAGAATCTCGCAGGTGGTTCTGTGAATGATCATCCTTCCGAACCTCTTCACCCCGCTGAACTCGACCTCCCAGTTATCGTGGAGGGAGAGGCTCTCAACAACCGGCCCTTCGTCGATCTCAGAGACCTTCTTGAGGGCTATTTCCTCAACGGTTTTCTTCTTCAAAAAGCGGTCGGTCTCTTCAATTCTGCCGTCCGAAATGACCTTAAGCTTAACTATGTGCTTTTCTCCCCCCAGGGTGAGGTGGAAAGCCCCCTCGCTCTCCTCTTCCAGCATGAGCTTGAAGCCCTTGTACCTGCTGAGGGCGATCTGCACCGCCGCCTCCCTGGAAATCTGGAGCTCTTTTTCCCTCACTTCTCCAGTCTTGCCGTTGTACTCTGCTCTTACCATCACGCCTTTGCCTTCGAACACCGCCCGGACGTTTCTGTGCCAGAGCACTCCATCCACCTTCAAGGAGAAGTCCCCAGGTTTGAACGGAAGGTTCTCCTCCTTCAAAATTCTCCCCAGTATCTGGGACGGATGGATTAACTTCTTCATACTACTGCTTTCGCCCGTCTCTGGATCAATCCCTAAAACCACCAATGCCTTCTCAGTTAGCACATCAGCGATAACCGAGTCTCCCTGCTTCTCCACGCTGACTACCTCACCATCGGGGTAGCGCTCCAAAATTATGAAAAGTATCGCACTCTCGTTGAGGGCCTTCCTAAAGAGGCCTATCTCTCCGCTGTATCGGTTTATCTCTCCCTCAATAACGTACCTCTCGGTCCTTCCCCTTACCAGAAGAACCTTGCCCTTGCCGACTTTGCCGGTCAAAGTTGGCTCCTCGCCGGTTTCTCTCCTTACGACCTCAGAGAACTTTTCAACGAGTTCATCCTCTTTTAGGGGACTTGCCCTGGCCTGAGTCCTTCCGTTTTCAAGGTTGAACTTTACGGTCGCTTTATTTTCCCCAATTGAGAGCTCGAGGACCGCTTCCGTCGGAATGTAAGCTTTTCTGCCCTCAACGGTCTTTAAGTCCAGGATTCCGCCTTTGGTGGCTTCCCTCACGAGCATCTCTTTTGGGTTCTCGATTCCCTCGAACAGTAGCTCTGAGGCTTGAACCGTCGCCACGTCCTCGAGGAGAACGCGCATAGCTACCCCCTTCAGCTTTCCCGAGTCGGTGTCGAGAACCACCCCTTCTTTCCGAATGAGGGCCCTCTTTGTGCCCTCCCCGGAAACCCACGTGAAAACGTGGACTTCCCTGAGTTCCAGCTTCAGCTTTTCAGGGCGTATTGATTCAGGACTAACCCCATACCTGTAGGAGAGCAGTTTTTTGGATTCTTCAATAAGTCTTGCCGGATAAACTGGATTCAGGAGAGGACCGTCAAGGATGAACTCCCTGAGAAAGCCCGTCTCGTCTTCCAGGGGTAGGAACTTCTCAAGGATTGTCTTTGGGGGCTTTATCTCGTGTAGGGTGAAAGCATCAGCTAGCCATTCCGGTGTTAGAACTCTCGCTCCCTCAACATCCCCCTCAAGCCTATCAAACGGTATGAGGACTACGCCATCTCCGTAATCAGCAAGGAGCTTTTGGAGTTTTTCTCCTTCAATGATCCCTCTCACGACGGCTATGGTCATTGTCTCCTTCTGGGTGAAGATGTTCTCCCTCTCGCCGATGACAACGGCAACCCTGGCTTTCCCAACCTTCTTGTACTCCCTCCCGACCTCTTGAAATCCGGCTTTTCTCAGGAGCTCGGACAGCCCCTCGACTATGAACTCCTCTGGTGCGATCTTAAGAACCGACGCGTCCCACTTCATTGCAATTCCCCCATAATCTATAGCGGAGCCGAGGAATAAATATCTTTCCACGCCTGGAGGTATCAAATTGGGACGAAACCTTTTCAATAAACACTGCAACGGGACAAAACTTCGAGAATAACGTGCAAATGTTATGAGTACACCAAAAGACACGCTCATTTAGGCATCTGGATTCACATTCAGGAAAAGATTAAAGTGAAGAGAACGTCCTCTCCTTTCCGAGTTAGATGTTCTCCCTCCTGTCTATGATATGCTCAAGCTCCGGGCCGGTCTTTATCAGGCCAACTGGAACGCCAACGCGCTCTTCTATCTCCTCAACAAAACCCTTCGCCTTCTCCGGCAACCTGTCGTACTCAGTTACTCCAAAGGCCTCCCTATCGTATTTGTCCAGCATCGTCAGGGCGAGCATTGTTGCACCGTTAATCCTGGCCGAGTAGCGGGCGAACTCGAAGTCAAACCAGCCGACTCTCCGTCTCCTTCCAGTGACGGTTCCGTACTCGACGACTCCGAGCTTTTCGGCCTCTCCCTGGCTCATCTCTGTTGGGAATGGGCCGGCCCCCACCCTCGTCGGGAAGCTCTTGAAGACAACGATGACGTCATCAACCCTCGTCGGCCCGATGCCAACGTCGCTCGCTATGGCAGAGGCGGTGATATCCTTGGAAGTCACATAGGGGTAGGTTCCGTAGTAGAGGCTCAATCCAAAGCCCTGAGTCCCCTCAACGAGAACGAGCTTGCCCTCGTCGATTGCGTCGTTCACCTCGGCGGCGACGTCCGTTAGATAGGGTTCGAGCTCCTTCACGTCTCTCGCGAGCTTCGCCTTCCTCATGACCCTGTCAGCGTTTGCAGGCCCGCAGCCACTCCCAGTAGTTCCAATCTCCTTGTGAAGGTGGCCGTTGCTCCTGTCGAACTTCTTGTGTTTTTCCTCGACTATCGCACAGCGGTAATCTATCCCGACCCTCCCGGCAACGTTGAAATCCTTAAGGTGTTCGAGCTCGTGAAAGAAAACGTCCGGATCGACGAGAACGCCCGCGCCAACGAGAAGTCTTGCTTTGGTCTGCATGAAGCCAGTCGGGAGCTGTCTTACCGCGTACTTCTTCCCGTTTATGAAAACGCTGTGTCCTGCGTTCGTCCCGACGCCACCGCGCGCTATCATGTCAGGTTTGTCCTTGAGGGTAAGGTAAGCTATGATAGAACCCTTGCCCTCGTCCCCCCATTGACCACCAACGACGATGTAGCTCGGCATGGCTCTTACCCATATTTAAGTCAAGAAGGGGTTTATAATGCTTTCTATTTAACACCTATATGTTAAACATGGCTCGAAACCATTAAATTGTTATGGTGGGAATTTTACACTGTGGTGCATATGGTCTGTTTGGAGATAATCCCGGTTGAAAAACTGTTGTTGTTAGGACTGAAGACGGCAAAGAGCTGGGGAACTGAACCTCGACGATCTAGCCGAGATTGTAGAGTTCAGGTACGCCATACCCTGGAACGTCACAACGGACTCGCTTGAGAAGGTGGCACTTGTTCTTGAAGACCTTGTGTACATAGCTCAGAGCCGGGGGAACTTCTGGAAAAAGAAGTCCTCAGTGACATGCTGAAGAAAAGAAAATATTAAAAGATACCGTGGGCTCATGGATAATGGGTATTCATCATGATTAAGAACAAGTTGGTCGTTGTTACCGGAGGAGCTGGTTTTATAGGCTCCCACATAGCCTGGGAGTTGGTTAAGGATAACGATGTGATAATTATCGACAACCTCCACACCGGAAAGGAGGAGAACGTCCCTCCGGGAGCAAAGCTCGTCAGGGCAGACGTGAGGGAATACACTGCCATAGCAGAGCTGATAAGCCAGGCGGACTACGTCTTCCACGAGGCGGCCCAGGTGAGCGTCGTCGAAAGCGTCAGAGACCCGGTTTTCACGGAGGAAGTCAACGTCCTCGGGACGCTCAACATCCTGAAGGCCCTTCTTGAAGGGCATGGGAAGCTGATATTCGCCTCCTCAGCCGCCGTCTACGGTGACAACCCCAACCTGCCCCTAAAGGAGACAGAGAGGCCGAGGCCGCTCTCTCCTTATGGGGTCACGAAGTGGGCAGCGGAAGAGCACCTCAGGGTTTTCCACGAGCTCTACGGCCTTCCAGTTGTTGCACTCCGCTACTTCAACGTCTTCGGGCCGAGGCAGAGTGCCAACCAGTACGCTGGAGTGATAAGCATCTTCATAAACCGCGCGCTGAGGGGAGAACCTCTCGTCATCTTCGGCGACGGGAAGCAGACGAGGGACTTCATCTACGTCAAGGACGTTGTTAAGGCGAACATCCTGGTAGCAGAGAGCAGAAAAGCCAACGGAAGGGTCTTCAACGTTGCCACTGGAAAGCAGACGAGCGTTCTGGAGCTCGCAACGAAGATAATCGAGATAACAGGCTCCAATGGTTCTATAGTATTTGACAAACCGAGGCCGGGTGACATAAGACATAGCCTGGCTGACATCAGCGAGATTAGAAAGCTCGGCTTTGAGCCGGAGTGGAGCCTTGAGGAAGGGCTGAAGAAGACGGTGGAGTGGTATGCTGAAGATATTCAGGGGGATGGATGAGGTTTTGATATCGATCCTGCATTATTCCTCCGCTATGCCCCTCAGCCCGGCTGAACCGGGCAGTGCTGTTTAAGATGTCTGGAGAGGAGAACGCGTGAGGTTCTTCTTTGTTCGTGCCGCCAATCATACGGGGCTAAGAAGTCTCCTTGGCTGATGAAGAGCCCACAGAGAGCGGTGCAGTCGGAGGCTGGGGACGGAAGACAAGCTTGTAATACCAGTAACCTACTGAAACAGAAGGTTCGGATCAACATAGTTTCTGACGACAATGAGGTAGTACTTACTGGGAACGTTGTTGTAGTCGCTCCACTGGCCCAGACCAATTCTTCCGTCTCCGTTTACGGTGATAGAATACCGGGACTTTTCAGTGTATGTGGAAACATTCCCAAAATTCCCATCTGGAGTCTTCTGGTAGAAAGTCAGCTGGCCATTGTAGAGTGTGACCGTAAAGGTTGTTCCCGCTCCTTTCAGTTATGGTTATGGGAGTGCAGAACTTCATGGTGTTGGCCGTTCCCTCTCCGAGCTCTCTGCTCATAACCAAGGATGTTTCCGGAAGTGAGCGTTGTCTGATAGTTTGGTGTTATAACTACAACGAGAGCCGTAACAACGTCAGATCTGCTGGCTCCTGTTTGAGAAACAAGTGAATAGTCCAAAATGCTCCCGGCTGTTAGATTAGACGTTAGAACGATAGAATAGCTGTACGCGAGAACATTGTTATTAGAGTCCCTAAGAGAAAACTAGATATGAGTGCCCGCGGGGGATCCTCCGAAAAAACCAGCTGTCCTCAGGGTAGGTTGGTATAAAACCAAATCGAACCCTGGAGAACAGGGGAGACTAGCCTCTGTAATCCTTCCCCAATCTCCTGCACGTCCATGTTTATACTGGGTAGGGCCAACCCAAAGCTCACCAGAATTAGAAGAATTGCCTGTGAGAGAACCAGCAACCTTCTCTGATTTAACGCTCTCATCGCTCATTGTATGCTCGTTCATCCTTAAAAGGTTGCCGCGAACCTCAAAGCTTATTAGTCTTTAAGTTAGGGATATAACCGGTGATTATTACGGTGGCGATACCCCACCCAATAGATCCGAGGATTATCAAGAGGATACGCAGGGAGCTCGATATTACACAGGAGGAGCTGGCAGAAAAAGCGGGGGTCACACAGGCGTACATAGCTAAGCTCGAAAACGGTAAGGTGGATCCAAGGCTCTCAACCTTCAACAGGATACTTACGGCTTTACTTGAGTGCAGGAAAGCCGTCCCCAAAGCTGCGGATGTCATGTCGTCTCCAGTCATATCTGTAAAGCCCTATGAGAAGGTTGAGGACGTTATCCGGCTGATGAACACGCACAACATTTCCCAGATTCCGGTGATAAGCGGGAACAAGGTCGTCGGCTCGGTCACGGAGCGCTCTTTGGTTAGAAAGAGCCTTGAGTATGAGGACATCTACGAGCGGAAGGTCATGGAGGTCATGGACGAACCGTTTCCGATAGTCAACGAGGAAGAAGACCTCGAAGTGGTCAAATATCTCCTTGAGGACCATCCGGCTGTTCTCGTTCAGGATAAGAACGGGGTTTTGAGGGGGATAATAACCCGCGTCGACCTTTTCAAGAGGAAGCAGGGTGAGTAGGGGAAACCCTTTAAAGCTGCCCTCCTACTTAGCCCGGTGATGTGAATGGTGGAGGCCAAGGGAAATGAGGAACTTGAAAAGCTGGCTTACGAGTATCAGCTCCTGCAGGCGCAGGCTCAGCTTCTGGCCCAGAACCTGGAGTTGCTGACCGTCGGAAAGAACGAGTTCGAGGCGGCGAAGGCCACTGTGGAGGCACTCAAAAAAGAGGGGAGGCAGAGCGAGATTCTTGTCCCCATTGGTGCGGGATCATTCCTCAAGGGTGCCCTCACAGATACTGAGCGGGCCATCGTGAGCGTTGGGGCTGGATACGCTGTGGAAAAGAATCTGGGTGATGCCGTGGAGTACTTTGAGGCAAGAATAAATGAGTACAGCGAGGCTATAACCAAGACCCGGGCGGCTCTTGGAGAACTGGAGAATAAACTTCAGGAACTGGCCAGAAAGGCTCAAGAGCTGAGCAAGTGACCATGTTTTTTTCGATTACTCTTCCTTAGTTTGATTTAAACTGGTCATTTCCACCTTCTTTTGGAGTGGTGTTCCTCTTCGTTCCTTTCCTCTGGATGCATATTTTGTAGAATTCATAAGTACAAACTGGGTCTGTTGGAGTATCTTCAATCCTTGAATGCATTTATGTATGCATTTATGTAGGTACTTGATGAATTATCAGCTATTGAGGTGATACATTGGAAATTTTTAATAGAAAAACTTAAATATGGCGCTATTGAGCAATTAGCGTTGTTAAGACAGGTTAAAATGAGGATGGGGGCAACGAGGGGGACCTTACTGGGAGTTCCCCCTTCCGTAGCCCCTCTTTGGCGAAAATCAGAGTTTGAATAAAGCCCCTTGAACAATGAAGTTCAAATGGTAATGCAGATAGAATAAGCTGGTGGCTGGGAATAAGATAGATGGAATCGAGAAAGTTTCTATCTTTTCATTCCATGTTTTTAATCACGCTGTTTTTCACAGCTGGACTTTTCCAAGATATACCCCTTCCGGCAAGAATAAATTCAGTTCCTCTACTCCTCTTAGGAATGGCACCATTTTTATTCCCTGCCGCACATCAAATCCCTCTATGTACGGGTTTATTGTTGGGAGGATAAGGAATTTTCCAGCCCTCACGAATACCTTGATCCTCTTTCCAGGGCTTCCTACGGTGTACGCGGGATGAATGTGCCCCAGATATCCCTCCCCGAACTCTACTGTGGGAAGGTTTGTGTGGCCGTGAAGGTATAGGGCACCATCGAGGATCAGATAATCGAGAACGCTGATGTTTGGGAATGGGGATGCCGCTTCCTCTATCCTACCGTCGTGGTTGCCCTTGGTGATTACAACGTTAATCCCCTTGAGGCTGGAGAAGAACTCCATTAATATCGTCTTCACGGCAAAACTGAGCCCGATTGGCTCCTTAATGTCCCCTAGAATGATGAGAAGGTCTGGGTCTTTTTCCTGGATGAACGATGCAAGTTTCTCCTCAAAATGTGTGCGGAGCCTGAGTCCGCGCGAGAATTCAAAACCTACATGAGGATCGGAGATAACGAGCGTCTTGCCGAGGGAAGTGTGAAAAATGAGGGACAGGCGCTCGAACTCGCGCCGTATCCACTCTGACTCCATGTATTGCCCACCGGGGTGCTATTAGATGAGACCGCGCTCCTTTCTGCGCTGCCTCTTGAGCCTGCGGACCCTCTTCTTTATCCACTTCCACCTCATCCTGCCCTTCTTCTTCCACTTCCTCGGTCTCCTCTTCATGAGCGTCACCTCCACTTTCCAGCCACACTTTCCCAGCGCCTTTTTAAGCTTTTTCCTTCTAGGCTTTTGGGATATTTCCCAGAATGCAAAAACCCTCCCCCCGTTGCGCGGGAGCCAGAAACTGCCGTGAGATGGCTCTAAAAACTTATTTTACATCACTGGTTTTAATGCTTCCTTCTTTGATATACTCCTTTTTAAACAGATAAAACGTTAAATGCGTTATCTTGGCTAGTTCATTGTTATAATATGGCGTATTTTCCCGGTAGGTATACCTAAACAGGACTTTAAAATTCTGAAAAATTTTAGCTCTCAAAACGGCAATGCTTATTTACCTTTTGTGACAGAATGAGATACAGGTGAGCAATGTGGTTAAAGTTGCGTTCGGGCAGATGAACCCGGTGTTGCTCAGTCCTGGGGATAATCTCTCAAAGGCGGAGGCTCTTGTAGAAAGGGCCGCCTCAGAAGGGGCCAAGCTCATCGTTCTCCCTGAACTCTTTGATACGGGATATAATTTTGAAAGCAAAGAGGAGGTCGAGAGCGTCGCCCAGCCGATTCCCGACGGAAAGATCACCCGGTTTCTCATACGTACTGCCAGGAAACATGGGATTTTCATAGTGGCAGGAACCGCCGAGAGAGACAGCCTGGGCAGGCTATACAACTCTGCCGTCGTCGTTGGGCCCATGGGTTACATTGGAAAATACCGCAAAATCCACCTCTTTGCCCGTGAGAAGGAGTTCTTCGAGCCGGGCAACCTCGGATTTCAGGTTTTCAACATTGGCTTCGCGAGGATAGGGGTTATGATATGCTTCGACTGGTTCTTCCCCGAGGGCGCGAGAACCCTGGCACTCAAGGGGGCGGAGATCATAGCCCACCCCGCCAACCTCGTCATGCCCTACGCCCCAAGGGCGATGCCGATAAGGGCCCTGGAAAACAGAGTCTACACGATAACAGCGGACCGTGTTGGGGTTGAGAGAGGGCTCCGCTTTATTGGAAGGAGCCAGATAAACTCCCCCCTCGCGGAAACTCTTGTTGAGGGGAGTGAAGATGGAGAGGAAGTTGGAATAGCTGAGATAGACATCTCCCTTGCACGGAGCAAACAGCTCAACGACTACAACGACATCTTCCGGGACAGGAAGCCCCAGTACTACGCCCGCTAGCGCCTTGGATGCCCGAAGTAGATAACGTCGCTGACTCCAACGACGCCGTGCTCCCTTCTCGTTATCACCCTCGCCTCCTCGAAGAGTATCTTCCCCATTCCAGCCAGTCCAGCTAGGTCCCAGTACCTAGTGTCAACTTCCCCCATCTTCTCCCAACCTGGTAGTTTGTAGTACCCCCTCCGGATAGTGCCTCTGAGGGGGTTGTATCCCTCGTCAAGAGATACTATGGTGCAGTCATCTCCCTTTGCTTCTGGCACTATCTCCCGGTAGTTCCTCCCATAGAAGAATGCCCCAAAGCGGTCTGTTTCCTCAAGCATGAAGACGCCGGTAGGGATGAGGACTTCCGCAACGTTCCTGAAGAGGTCCGCCGCCTGGTAGGGGTCGAAGTGCGGCATAGTGTTTCCCCAGAGCAGGACGACATCAAACTCGCCGAGTTTTTTGAGATCGTCAAGGCAGTCCATTACGGCACCGTAGACTTCTCTCTCGTCCTCAAGCCAGGAATCAACTTTTAAGAGGTCGTCTTTTCTCTTGTCCACGATGGTCAGGGAGCCCTCAACGTTCCACTCGCGGAGGGTTTCAAGCAGAGCCGCGCCAGCTATCCCAGTTCCTGCGCAGAGGTCTAGAATCTTAAGCTTTCTCCCCTCGGGGAGAAGGGCCTCCTTTATCGCCCAGTTAAAGAAAGCCCTGAGGGAAAGGTACCTCCTCTGAGCCACTTCATTTTCAGGATCCATATTTCTCCTCCAGAGGTGAGAGTAAAGCTCATCCAGCGACATGTTCTTCCCCCGGAGAAAGGGAGGAACACAAATTTAAGAAGTTAGTGCTCATTGGGGGAGCTTTAGTGCCATAATAAAGGCAATACCCAGGGGCACAGTTGTGCTAATAAAATTAAGCTGGAAGCTTATTCCTGAGAGGTAGCCACCTATGAGCGGTCCAACTACCCAGCCAAGGCTCATCATCGCGTTGAGAAGCCCCATACCCTGAGCTCTCTCCGAGACACTAACTTTCTCCGCCACGTAGGCGGAGGTTGAGTTTATTGTCATCACCCACTTAAGGCCGGAGAGGAATGCAACGCCGAAGAGCAGCCAGATGTTCCTCACTATGCCGTAGAGGAGGAACGCTACAATGTATCCGGCTATGGCTATTAAGTAGAAGCGTCTCGCTCCGTGCCTGTCGATGAGCTTCCCAATGAAGTAGCCCGTCAAAGCGGCAGCGAGGCTCTCTATTCCGAATATCACTCCAACGCTCCATCCCCCAAACGTCTGGCTTAGATATACGGAAACAACCGAGTAGAACTGTCCGCTGGCCACCATAACGAGGAAGACGGTTAGATAAAACAGCCCCAAGTCCCTTCTCCTGAGGAGCGTCATGAACGCTGAGCCCTTAACCGTCGTCCTCCAGCCTTCCCTTCCCTCCTGTACGAGTATCATGCCGCGCAGGGAGCGCCTGCCGAGGGGCCTCTCGCGGATGAAGAGGGATAAACCAACAGAGAAGAAGAGGATTCCACCGGATATAACGAAGAGCTTTTTGACGCCGACGTATCCAACTATTGCCGAGCCAAGGAAGTTACCGAGCATGTAGCCGGCGTTCTCAACCGAGTTAAAGAGGCCGAATATGGAGCCTGTTTTGGTTGATAACTCAGATATGAGTGCAGAATGGGCTGGGGTCAGTGCCGAGCCGAAGACCCCCTGGAGGGTTCTAAGAATGAGAACCTGGCTAGGTGTGGCAGCGAGGGCCATTGTGGCGTAGAACAGCCCGAATGAAGATAATCCAAAGGCTATGAAACCCTTTCTATTTCTGCTCGTGTCTGAGAGCCAGCCGAAAGGATACTGAAATATCGTGGAGGTCAGGTTAAATACGACGCTCAGAAGGCCGACGGTGAACATACTTGCTCCAAGGAGCCGCATGTAGACGCTTAAGTAGGGAAAGGCCATGCCGAAGGCCATGTTGGCAAAGAACATCGCAACTAAGAAGACGAGCGTGTTCCTCCGCTTAACCCTAAGCTTTTTTAGTTTGAGCGTCCTCTCGCGCTTTCCCTGTGTTACCACTCGATCTCTCTTCCCCAGGGGCATGTTGGGGGGCTATATTAAGGGATTTATAAAATTTCTGTCGAAATGGTGAGAAAAGGATTGAAAAGGTTATTGGTATATTTTCCTCAGGGCGTCCTCCGCCGCTTTTATGGTTGCGGGGGCAGTTGGTGCAGGCGTTAGGAGCGGATGCGTGCCTATTTGGAGGTTGATATACTTGGCGGCGGTGTAATCGCTCTCTATGGCAAATCCGATGAGGTTTATCATCTCACCGACGGTGTCTCCTCCAGCCAACTGACCACCCAGGAAAAAGCCTCCCTGCTTCGTGAAGATCAACTTCGCCGAGACCTCGCTTGTCTCAGGAAGTGATGCCGGATGCTTGTCCGGCACGTCGCTCCTGCCCACCACATATTCAAACCCTTCCGCCCTTGCACTCCTTTCGATAAGCCCTGCAGCTCCGAGGGAAAGGTTCCCTACCTTGGTGGCGAATATGCCGAGGGTTCCTTTAAACTGCTTGAAGGCTCTTATTTTGTATAGGTTCGCCCCCGCTATTCTAGCCTCGGCAGTGGCCACCGATGCTAGGAGGGTGAGTTTGGGCTTCCGCGTGAAGAAGTCGCGCTTCTCGGCGCAGTCGCCGACCGCAAAAACGTCCGGATGGGAGGTTCTCATATACTCGTCTACTTCGATCCCGTATCTGCTGACCTTCAGTCCCATCCTCTCGGCGAGCTCCGTGTTGGGCCTAACCCCCGCGGCCACTATCACGAGGTCAGCGTTCAGATTTTTGCCGTTGGAGAGGCGGACCCCTTCCACGGATTTTCCGCCGGTTATCCCCTTCACCTGGCTGTTCGTGTAGACGTCAACGCCCACCCTCCTGAGTTCGGCTTCGGCCATCTCGCAAAACTCGTCGTCGAAGGAAGCATAGAGCACGTTAGGGAGCATCTCTACTATCGAAACGTTTTTACCCAGCTTTCTGAGTTCATCGGCGAACTCCACGCCTATGAAGCCACCACCGATTATCACGATATCTTGACTCTCCTTGATTCGCTCCCTCATCGTTGACAGATACCTAAAATCTTTCTTTACTTGAAACACGTTCTCTTTGTCAGCCCCTTTTATCGGCGGTACCACTGGTCTGGAACCCGTGGCCAGGATGAGCTTTTCAAAGGCAAGTTCCTCGCCACCCCGGGTTTTTGCAATCTTCGGCCCCAGGTCAACTGAGGTTATCTCATCAATCACCAAATTTATCCCGCTCTTTTTGAGAATGTCATTGGAAATAACGTCCTTTTC
This window harbors:
- a CDS encoding adenylosuccinate synthetase gives rise to the protein MPSYIVVGGQWGDEGKGSIIAYLTLKDKPDMIARGGVGTNAGHSVFINGKKYAVRQLPTGFMQTKARLLVGAGVLVDPDVFFHELEHLKDFNVAGRVGIDYRCAIVEEKHKKFDRSNGHLHKEIGTTGSGCGPANADRVMRKAKLARDVKELEPYLTDVAAEVNDAIDEGKLVLVEGTQGFGLSLYYGTYPYVTSKDITASAIASDVGIGPTRVDDVIVVFKSFPTRVGAGPFPTEMSQGEAEKLGVVEYGTVTGRRRRVGWFDFEFARYSARINGATMLALTMLDKYDREAFGVTEYDRLPEKAKGFVEEIEERVGVPVGLIKTGPELEHIIDRRENI
- a CDS encoding SDR family oxidoreductase, which produces MIKNKLVVVTGGAGFIGSHIAWELVKDNDVIIIDNLHTGKEENVPPGAKLVRADVREYTAIAELISQADYVFHEAAQVSVVESVRDPVFTEEVNVLGTLNILKALLEGHGKLIFASSAAVYGDNPNLPLKETERPRPLSPYGVTKWAAEEHLRVFHELYGLPVVALRYFNVFGPRQSANQYAGVISIFINRALRGEPLVIFGDGKQTRDFIYVKDVVKANILVAESRKANGRVFNVATGKQTSVLELATKIIEITGSNGSIVFDKPRPGDIRHSLADISEIRKLGFEPEWSLEEGLKKTVEWYAEDIQGDG
- a CDS encoding CBS domain-containing protein translates to MIITVAIPHPIDPRIIKRIRRELDITQEELAEKAGVTQAYIAKLENGKVDPRLSTFNRILTALLECRKAVPKAADVMSSPVISVKPYEKVEDVIRLMNTHNISQIPVISGNKVVGSVTERSLVRKSLEYEDIYERKVMEVMDEPFPIVNEEEDLEVVKYLLEDHPAVLVQDKNGVLRGIITRVDLFKRKQGE
- the pfdA gene encoding prefoldin subunit alpha, with product MVEAKGNEELEKLAYEYQLLQAQAQLLAQNLELLTVGKNEFEAAKATVEALKKEGRQSEILVPIGAGSFLKGALTDTERAIVSVGAGYAVEKNLGDAVEYFEARINEYSEAITKTRAALGELENKLQELARKAQELSK
- a CDS encoding metallophosphoesterase, translating into MESEWIRREFERLSLIFHTSLGKTLVISDPHVGFEFSRGLRLRTHFEEKLASFIQEKDPDLLIILGDIKEPIGLSFAVKTILMEFFSSLKGINVVITKGNHDGRIEEAASPFPNISVLDYLILDGALYLHGHTNLPTVEFGEGYLGHIHPAYTVGSPGKRIKVFVRAGKFLILPTINPYIEGFDVRQGIKMVPFLRGVEELNLFLPEGVYLGKVQL
- a CDS encoding nitrilase-related carbon-nitrogen hydrolase codes for the protein MVKVAFGQMNPVLLSPGDNLSKAEALVERAASEGAKLIVLPELFDTGYNFESKEEVESVAQPIPDGKITRFLIRTARKHGIFIVAGTAERDSLGRLYNSAVVVGPMGYIGKYRKIHLFAREKEFFEPGNLGFQVFNIGFARIGVMICFDWFFPEGARTLALKGAEIIAHPANLVMPYAPRAMPIRALENRVYTITADRVGVERGLRFIGRSQINSPLAETLVEGSEDGEEVGIAEIDISLARSKQLNDYNDIFRDRKPQYYAR
- a CDS encoding class I SAM-dependent methyltransferase — encoded protein: MSLDELYSHLWRRNMDPENEVAQRRYLSLRAFFNWAIKEALLPEGRKLKILDLCAGTGIAGAALLETLREWNVEGSLTIVDKRKDDLLKVDSWLEDEREVYGAVMDCLDDLKKLGEFDVVLLWGNTMPHFDPYQAADLFRNVAEVLIPTGVFMLEETDRFGAFFYGRNYREIVPEAKGDDCTIVSLDEGYNPLRGTIRRGYYKLPGWEKMGEVDTRYWDLAGLAGMGKILFEEARVITRREHGVVGVSDVIYFGHPRR
- a CDS encoding MFS transporter, yielding MPLGKRDRVVTQGKRERTLKLKKLRVKRRNTLVFLVAMFFANMAFGMAFPYLSVYMRLLGASMFTVGLLSVVFNLTSTIFQYPFGWLSDTSRNRKGFIAFGLSSFGLFYATMALAATPSQVLILRTLQGVFGSALTPAHSALISELSTKTGSIFGLFNSVENAGYMLGNFLGSAIVGYVGVKKLFVISGGILFFSVGLSLFIRERPLGRRSLRGMILVQEGREGWRTTVKGSAFMTLLRRRDLGLFYLTVFLVMVASGQFYSVVSVYLSQTFGGWSVGVIFGIESLAAALTGYFIGKLIDRHGARRFYLIAIAGYIVAFLLYGIVRNIWLLFGVAFLSGLKWVMTINSTSAYVAEKVSVSERAQGMGLLNAMMSLGWVVGPLIGGYLSGISFQLNFISTTVPLGIAFIMALKLPQ